A single genomic interval of Littorina saxatilis isolate snail1 linkage group LG17, US_GU_Lsax_2.0, whole genome shotgun sequence harbors:
- the LOC138953644 gene encoding uncharacterized protein — translation MRQANTSKTTAKAGRAYCVDIRALIYDMLMCHVPTRSVPLLLQKLSDHTLIEFNSIPNRTTVEQMAREIGVISELQAAETAIATKNLTLAFDATTQEGVHINAIHMTTETECVVVAIDQLAGGTAVDYETHIAQSVDHLAKVYSDFHQQEYTEVRKTIISNISNTMSDRAAVNHATITKINALWQKSLTELNCHLHPLDTMASACRSSLKGLETSKGKLFGKDCIAANIVLQLDKMRYKDCKGDPKGFKVFLEDHSLPKGLLPRYRGNRLHILFHTCGVLVQHYDLIRDFLATGVVSCGGLRDSLFHDFTSETGILELCALGLFGKLLTGPWMTKFYAGPEKGLHYLAGVDVVRSVHNTIAQSAMDPLSLLDRQTDFFGGDISKDPVLHSIAAFTPRTDEMRDMLTLCLDAVMSVIDRQYKKQFEIVQTDDLQAQTQTARLHNIDAEELMGMFSAAKEKAPNATLCYLSSMLRAKKNKCTDYLRAKPTEKNKIVTWAISFARKKRNANRQKHEQMKEEMSRRVAAQKQKKEEKERRKIEKALKDCAPHQVEQLFPDLEKKEAADVSDIMSGTIIGRRLCHMWFDEDTNSQKMYYGKVLKTKKKKPDVLVIAYWSPKEEEEDDAVDYDMGKFQLAADVIAGELMLS, via the exons ATGAGACAGGCAAACACCAGCAAGACAACAGCCAAAGCTGGGAGAGCTTACTGCGTAGACATCAGGGCTCTGATCTACGATATGCTGATGTGTCATGTGCCCACTCGTTCGGTGCCCCTGCTTCTGCAGAAACTTTCTGACCACACTCTGATTGAATTCAACAGCATCCCAAACCGGACAACTGTTGAACAGATGGCACGGGAGATAGGCGTCATTTCTGAGCTTCAAGCAGCCGAGACAGCAATAGCGACCAAGAACTTGACCCTAGCCTTTGATGCCACAACACAAGAAGGGGTTCACATCAACGCCATCCACATGACAACAGAGACGGAGTGTGTTGTGGTGGCAATCGACCAACTTGCTGGTGGGACTGCAGTGGATTATGAGACACACATCGCTCAGTCTGTGGATCACTTAGCAAAAGTGTACAGCGACTTCCACCAGCAAGAGTACACTGAAGTGAGGAAAACTATCATCTCCAACATCAGCAACACCATGAGTGATCGAGCAGCCGTGAACCATGCCACCATCACCAAAATAAATGCGTTGTGGCAAAAATCCTTGACTGAACTAAACTGTCACCTCCACCCCTTGGACACCATGGCCAGTGCTTGTCGGTCGTCACTCAAAGGACTGGAGACATCGAAGGGGAAACTCTTTGGCAAGGATTGCATTGCTGCCAACATTGTCCTGCAGCTAGACAAGATGCGCTACAAAGATTGCAAAG GTGACCCAAAGGGCTTCAAGGTTTTCTTGGAGGATCACAGCCTGCCCAAAGGACTCCTGCCACGCTACAGGGGGAACCGTCTCCACATACTGTTCCACACCTGTGGAGTTCTGGTTCAGCACTATGACCTCATCAGGGATTTCCTTGCAACTGGTGTGGTGTCATGCGGAGGTCTGAGAGACAGTTTGTTCCATGACTTCACATCAGAGACAG gCATCCTTGAGCTTTGTGCCTTGGGTTTGTTCGGGAAGCTCCTGACCGGCCCTTGGATGACCAAGTTCTACGCTGGACCAGAGAAAGGACTGCACTACCTGGCTGGCGTTGATGTCGTCAGAAGCGTGCACAACACCATTGCCCAGAGCGCCATGGATCCCCTCTCGCTCCTGGACCGACAAACCGACTTCTTCGGTGGGGATATCAGCAAAGATCCTGTCCTCCATTCAATTGCTGCCTTCACTCCTAGGACTGATGAAATGAGGGACATGCTGACACTGTGCTTGGATGCCGTGATGAGCGTCATCGATCGCCAATACAAGAAACAGTTTGAAATTGTCCAGACAGATGACCTCCAAGCACAAACTCAGACCGCACGTCTCCACAATATCGATGCGGAGGAACTTATGGGTATGTTCAGTGCGGCTAAGGAGAAGGCCCCCAACGCCACACTGTGCTACCTGTCGTCCATGCTGCGTGCAAAGAAGAACAAATGCACAGACTATCTCCGCGCCAAACCCACAGAGAAGAACAAGATTGTGACGTGGGCCATCTCCTTTGCAAGGAAGAAGAGGAATGCCAACAGGCAAAAACATGAACAAATGAAGGAGGAAATGTCACGCCGTGTGGCCGCCCAAAAGCAAAAGAAGGAAGAGAAGGAGAGGAGAAAGATTGAGAAAGCCCTCAAGGATTGCGCCCCTCATCAGGTCGAGCAGCTGTTCCCTGATCTGGAGAAGAAAGAGGCTGCTGATGTGAGTGACATTATGTCTGGAACCATCATCGGTCGCCGCCTCTGCCACATGTGGTTTGATGAGGACACCAACAGCCAGAAAATGTACTATGGCAAGGTCCTCaagaccaagaagaagaagccggATGTGCTAGTCATCGCATACTGGTCACcgaaagaagaggaggaagatgaTGCAGTAGACTACGACATGGGCAAGTTTCAACTTGCGGCAGACGTCATCGCCGGTGAACTTATGTTGTCTTAA